One Brassica oleracea var. oleracea cultivar TO1000 chromosome C7, BOL, whole genome shotgun sequence genomic window carries:
- the LOC106301923 gene encoding acid phosphatase 1-like isoform X1: MKKICVIFLVVSFFFSSACSDETSDPYLLPKPSILQYPSEHEKVDGEEVNLYCTSWRFAAETNNLAPWSTIPAECADCVKDYVMGRGYAIDLERVSEEASIFASSVEFSGDGKDIWVFDIDETLLSNLPYYIDHGFGLELFDHSEFDKWVERGVAPAIAPGLKLYQRVIDLGYKIFLLTGRKETHRLVTVENLINAGFQNWDKLILRSPDEQHKMATLYKSGKRDEMVKEGYRIRGNSGDQWSDLLGSSISQRSFKLPNPMYYIP, encoded by the exons ATGAAGAAGATATGCGTGATTTTCCTTGTAGTTTCCTTCTTCTTCTCCTCCGCGTGTTCCGACGAAACTTCTGACCCGTACCTGTTGCCGAAGCCGTCGATTCTCCAGTACCCGTCGGAACACGAGAAAGTCGACGGCGAGGAGGTCAATTTATATTGCACGAGCTGGAGATTCGCGGCGGAGACCAACAATCTCGCGCCGTGGAGCACGATTCCGGCGGAGTGCGCCGATTGCGTGAAGGACTACGTGATGGGTAGAGGTTACGCCATCGATCTGGAGAGAGTCTCTGAAGAGGCTTCGATCTTCGCGAGCAGCGTCGAGTTCTCCGGCGACGGCAAAGATATTTGGGTTTTCGACATCGACGAGACTCTCTTGTCCAATCTTCCCTATTACATTGACCATGGCTTCGG GCTTGAGCTATTTGATCACTCGGAGTTTGATAAGTGGGTAGAGAGAGGAGTGGCACCAGCCATAGCACCAGGCTTGAAGCTTTACCAAAGAGTGATTGATTTGGGTTATAAGATTTTCTTGCTTACAGGCAGGAAAGAGACCCACAGGCTTGTCACTGTTGAAAACCTCATCAATGCTGGTTTCCAGAACTGGGACAAGCTTATTCTCAG ATCTCCAGATGAACAGCACAAAATGGCGACGCTGTACAAATCTGGGAAGAGGGATGAGATGGTGAAAGAGGGATATAGGATTAGAGGCAATTCAGGTGATCAGTGGAGTGATTTGTTGGGTTCCTCCATTTCTCAACGATCTTTCAAACTCCCAAATCCAATGTATTATATCCCCTGA
- the LOC106301923 gene encoding acid phosphatase 1-like isoform X2 produces MKKICVIFLVVSFFFSSACSDETSDPYLLPKPSILQYPSEHEKVDGEEVNLYCTSWRFAAETNNLAPWSTIPAECADCVKDYVMGRGYAIDLERVSEEASIFASSVEFSGDGKDIWVFDIDETLLSNLPYYIDHGFGLELFDHSEFDKWVERGVAPAIAPGLKLYQRVIDLGYKIFLLTGRKETHRLVTVENLINAGFQNWDKLILRYVGNREF; encoded by the exons ATGAAGAAGATATGCGTGATTTTCCTTGTAGTTTCCTTCTTCTTCTCCTCCGCGTGTTCCGACGAAACTTCTGACCCGTACCTGTTGCCGAAGCCGTCGATTCTCCAGTACCCGTCGGAACACGAGAAAGTCGACGGCGAGGAGGTCAATTTATATTGCACGAGCTGGAGATTCGCGGCGGAGACCAACAATCTCGCGCCGTGGAGCACGATTCCGGCGGAGTGCGCCGATTGCGTGAAGGACTACGTGATGGGTAGAGGTTACGCCATCGATCTGGAGAGAGTCTCTGAAGAGGCTTCGATCTTCGCGAGCAGCGTCGAGTTCTCCGGCGACGGCAAAGATATTTGGGTTTTCGACATCGACGAGACTCTCTTGTCCAATCTTCCCTATTACATTGACCATGGCTTCGG GCTTGAGCTATTTGATCACTCGGAGTTTGATAAGTGGGTAGAGAGAGGAGTGGCACCAGCCATAGCACCAGGCTTGAAGCTTTACCAAAGAGTGATTGATTTGGGTTATAAGATTTTCTTGCTTACAGGCAGGAAAGAGACCCACAGGCTTGTCACTGTTGAAAACCTCATCAATGCTGGTTTCCAGAACTGGGACAAGCTTATTCTCAGGTATGTCGGAAACAGGGAGTTTTGA